The sequence GCTCATCATCTGCACCACGGCGGTGACGTTCGCCCTGGTGGCGGCGACCCGCCGGGGCGTCACCGCCTACGTCAGCCGGAGCGAGAGACTGGAGCGGCTGGCCACGCTGGGCCGCTTCTCCGCGCAGATGGCGCACGACCTCAAGAACCCCATCGCCGCGATGAAGGGCGCCGCGCAGTACCTCAAGGAAGAGCACGCGCGCGGGCGTCCGTGGGACGGACACGGCGAGTTCCTGGACCTGCTGTTGGAGCAGGTGGAGCGCCTGGACCGGGTGGTGGACACGTATCAGCGGCTGGCGCGCGTGGAGCCCCTGCCCAAGCCGGTGGACCTGCGCCGGCTGGTGGAGGGCGTGCTGTCGCTCCAGGCCTTCGCCAGCCCGGGAAAGGTCGTCATCATCCGGGAGCTGGCCGCTGGCCTGCCCCCCTGCGCGGGAGACCTGGACCTGCTGGCCAACGCCCTGGAGAACCTGGTGCGCAACGCCTGCGAGGCGATGCCCGGAGGTGGCACCCTCACCGTGCGCGCGCTGCGTGACGGTGCCGACGTGGCCCTGGAGGTGGAGGACACCGGCGAGGGCATGGACGCTCGAACGCGCGAGCGTGCCTTCGACGACTTCTTCACCACCAAGGCCTCGGGCAGCGGCCTGGGGCTGGCCTTCGTCCGGCGCGTAGTGGAAGCGCACGGTGGCGAGGTGCTCCTGACAAGCCGGGAGGGGCGCGGTACGGTGGTCCGGATGCGGCTGCCCGTCACGGACGCGAGCCTGGGCGGCGCAGGCGTGGGAGAAGCCGCTTGAACGAATCATTGAGAGGCACGGTGCTGCTGGTCGACGACGACCCCGCCGTGGCCAAGGTGCTGGGCGCCCTGCTGACGCAGGCGGGCCTGACGACGCATGCGGCGCGCGACGGGCAGGAAGCCCTGGCGCTGCTGGCGAGCAAGCCGGTGGACGTGGTGGTGAGCGACGTGCGCATGCCAGGCATGGATGGCCTGCAGGTGCTCGCGGAGGTGGCGCGCGGCTGGCCGGACGTGCCCGTCATCCTCCTCACCGCGCACGGCACGGTGCCGCTGGCGGTGGAGGCGATGAAGGCGGGCGCCGCGGACTTCGTGCTCAAGCCCTTCGACCGGGAGGAGATTCTCTTCACCGTCCGCAAGGCGCTGCTGCGCGCGCAGGGTGAGGAGGCGCGCCAGCAGGTGCGGCCCACGGGGGGCTTCATCGGCCGGAGCCGGGCCATGGCGGACGTGCAGGCCGTGCTGGCGAAGGCGGCGGCCGGTACAGCCACGGTGCTGCTGCGCGGCGAGTCCGGCACGGGCAAGGAGCTGGCGGCCAAGGCCGTTCACGACGCCAGTCCCCGGCGGGATGGCCCCTTCGTGAAGCTGCACTGCGCGGCGCTGCCGGACACCCTGCTGGAGAGCGAGCTGTTCGGCTACGAGAAGGGCGCCTTCACGGGCGCCGCCACGCGCAAGCCCGGGCGCGTGGAGCTGGCCCATGGCGGCACGCTGTTCCTCGACGAGGTGGGCGACATCTCCCCCGCTGTCCAGGTGAAGCTGCTGCGAGTCATCCAGGAGCGCGAGCTGGAGCGGCTGGGCGGCACGCAGACGGTGAAGGTGGACGTCCGCTTCGTGGCGGCCACGCATCAGCCCTTGGAAGAGCGCGTGAAGGAAGGCCGCTTCCGCGAGGACCTCTTCTACCGCCTCAACGTGGTGCCCGTGTGGATACCGGCCCTGCGCGAACGCCCGGACGACATCGAGCCGTTGGCCCTGCACTTCCTGGAGGTCCACGCGAAGACGAACGGGCGCCCGCCCTTCACCCTCATGCCCGACGGGCTCGCGGCGCTGCGGGCCCAGCCGTGGCCCGGCAACGTGCGGCAGCTCCAGAACTTCCTGGAGCGGTTGGTGGTGCTCTCCGACACGCAGGTGATTGGCGGGCGGGAAGTCCTTCAGGAGCTGGCGCGCCAGCCAGGCCTGGCCCCCGCCCCCTTTGCCGCGACACCTTCCGTCAGCGGCCTGGAAACGCCAACGGTGCCTGTCACGGACTCCGCCCGGACCCTGGAGTCCCAGCGCAAGGAGATGGAGCGCCAGGCGATGGTGGATGCGCTCAAGCGCGCGGGCGACAACCGGACGCTGGCGGCGCGGCTGCTCGGCATCAGCCGGCGCACGCTCTACAACAAGCTGGAGGAGTACGAGCTGCTGTAGTCAGCCCTCAGTCACGCTCGGTCGCGAGCGCATCCAGCTCCTCATGGAAGGCCTGGATGAGCGCATGCGGGTCGGTCACCCGGCCCGCGTCCGCCGCCACGCCCACCGTCACCTGCCCCGCGTAGCTGAAGAGGCTCACGCCCAGCCCCAGATGGCCCGTCTGGGGAACCCAGAACGTCAGGCCCTCCAGCCGGCTGCCCGCCAGGGACACCGCCGCGCGCGGACCGGGCACGTTGGTGGCAATCAACGAGGCCTTGGAGCCGAAGGTATCCACCACCCACCGCTCCAGCGCCGCTGGCGTGTACCCCAGCAACTCCAGCGCGCCGAAGGTCAGCACCGCCTCCGGCGAGCGCTTCAGCCGCTCCATCCGCCGCACCAGCTCCTGCAACCGGCGCTGAGGCGTGCCCAGTTGCACGGGCAGCCGAAGGAAGACGACGCCGAAGTGGTTGCCCAGTTCGCGAGGCACGGGCACGTCGAGAGGCCGCAGATTCACGGGCACCAGCGCGTGCAGGTCCTCGGGTGGCTCCCCCAGCGACTCCAGGTAGCGCCGCAGCGCGCCCGCCACCGCCGCCAGCAGCACGTCATTCACCGTGCCGCCCAGCGCGCGGCCCACGGCCTTCACTCGCTCCAGCGGCACCGGGTCCGACCAGGCGGCGCGCTTCTGCGTCCCCAGCGGCCCCCGCAGTGACGTGCGCGGGTCCGGCGGAATCACCAACAACTTGCCCATGGCCGCGGCGCCCCGAGCGCCCTGCACCAGCAGGTCGCCCACGAGAATCGGCTCCGCGGCCAGCTCCGCGCCCTTGCGCCACACCGCGCGCGCGGTCCCCGCCACCGCCCGAGCCCCACGCACCCAGCTCGCGAGCCCACCGGTTGAAGGCCTCGACGCGGGCTCGGGCGCCTCGGCGGCCATCTCCGCCTCCGGCCCATCCGTGAGCGTCAGCAGCACCCGCGCCAGGGCCATGCCGTCCGCGAGACAGTGATGCAGCCGCGCCAGCAGCACATCACGCCCGTCCGCGGCCGACATGACATGGAACTGCCACAATGGCCGGGAGCGCTCCAGGGGCGTGCTCATCCACTCCCCCACCAGCGACTCCAGCGCGGCGCGGTCCCCGGGCGGGGGCACGTCGAGCCGCGACAGGTGCCAGTCCAGGTCGAGCTCGGGGACCTCCTCCCACTGCGGCAGGCCCACGAGTCCCGCCACCGCGCGCTGGCGAAAGCGGGGGTAGCGCTCCACCAGCCGCTCCCGCACCACCGCCTGCAGCCGCTCGAAGTCCAGCCGGCCCTCGAACCAGAGCACGGCGGTAATCATCATCAGGTTGGCGGGTTCCTCCATGTGGAACCACAGCGCGTCCACACTCGACATCCGCTCCTGCGCCGCCATCTCTCACGACCTCCCGGTGAAGGCCGTTCTACTTCTTTCCGCTCTCCGGGGTCGCACGTTCGAACTGGAAGGTCTGCTTCGTCTCGTCGTCCACCATCAACGTGAGGACGCCTTCCTCCAGGTCCCAGACATAGGCGTTCCCCCGAAACTTGAGCTTCGGTCCCGTCAGGGGAATCACCCGCTTGTCGCCACACACCGGGCCCACCGCCTGGCCGTCCCGCGTGCGCAGCCGCACCCGGTCCTTGCCCGACACGTCCAGCGTGCCCCAGGCGCGGACCACCAGCGAGTTGCCCTGTCCCAGCGTGGCGGCCTCCAGTGAGGTGCGCAGCACGAAGCAGCCCGACGGCGTCACCTGCAACGAGCGCGCGTAGTCCGAACGAGGCTTGGCCTCGATGCGCTCCTCCCGCACGGTTTCGTCTTCCGGCAGGCTGGCGGCCACCAGCGTCCAGGTCCCCACCAACGCCTTGGGAGGCGCCGCCCCTGGTGCCGTCACGCCCTCGCATGGCGCCGGGACTTCCTTCTCGGGGCTGGGTGGGGCGGGCTCGAAGGAGCGCTGGCAGATGGGCAGGCAGGCCTTCGGCCCACATTCGGTATCGTTCGGCGCGCAGCCCGCCTTCTGGGTACACGACTTGAGCCGCTCCAGCGCCTGCTCACAGTCCTGACGCATGCAGGTGTCGACACACTCGGCGTCGATGCACTCGGCCACGCAGGCCCAGTTGGTGGCGCCGCACACGCCGGCCACCGTGCGCGGGCGCTGCGATGAGGACGGCTGGGCCGCGGCTGGAAGCGCGGCGCCCAGCGCCAGGAACAGGACGGGGAGGAGTCGAGAAGAGGACATGCCTCGGCGCAAGCTAGCCACGCCCTCCGCTCGCGCGGACCCTCCCCACCGCGGGAGCTGTCCACCCGCCAGCACTGCGGGTGGCGACTCTGCTCTCAGGTGAACTGCCAGCGCCAGGTGCGCACGTCGGCGTGCTCCACCATGTCCAGCTCGAAGGACAGCGTGTCGAAGCGCTCGAACTCCCGCGAGTCCACGCGCAAGAGCATCATCCCCGCGTAGTTCTGCCCTCGCAGCGGCGACACGTTGAAGGACAGCTCCGCGTCGAAGGCCACCTTGTAGAAGAGGCAGAAGCCGTCCACGCGCCCCTCCTCCACCACGGGCCGCGAGAAGCGCACGCGGTGCGGCAGGCCGTCGGCCACCATCGTCTCCAGGTCGAAGGCGAAGGCGGGCTCCGGGTCGCACAGCAGGTGGTCCACCTCGTAGGAGCGGATGACGCGCGTGAAGTAGGACGGGTTCATCGCCTCGCGCAGCGTCTGCAGGCAGCTGTAGTCCACGCTGGGGAAGCGCTGGCTCCAGATGAAGGGGATGCACGCCTCGTCCCGCAGCTGCACCGGCTCCACGAAGACCTCGAAGCGGTTGGGCAGGATGCGGCCTCCCGGCTTCAGCACCCGGTTGCGCAGGTCCAGGATGCGAGGGACCAGCCCCGCGTCGAAGAGGGCGTCGCCCAGCAACTCATGCAGCAGGACGTCCACCTTCTCCGGCATCTGGTACTGCCAGGGCTGCGCGCGCACGAAGTCGATGTTCTCCAGCCCGTTGCGGCGCGCCACCCACTGCGCCGTGTCCAGCAGCCGCGAGCCATCCACCGCGTACAGCTTCTTCGGCTGACGGCTGGCCGCCAGGAAGGTCCGCAGGCCCGTTCCGGTGCATGCATCCATGACGACCTGCCCGGGCCGCACATACCGTTCGCAGGCTCTCCGCCATCCCTCCACCCGCTCCGGGTCCGCGAGCGCGAAGTCCTGAGGCGCCGGACTGGACAGGGACAGACTGTCCGGCACGACGTTGCGCGGTAGCTGGGACACGAGCGTCGAATGGCTGAGCCGTGAACGCAGGTCCATCAATGCCTGGCGAGGCATGTCGAGCAGATTGGGCATGTGGCATCCCCCCGGATGCGTGGGTCCTTCGGACGGGCCTCCCGGCGCGACCACGCACCGGGATTTCTCAGCATGCTTGACTTACAGGTTCAGCGCCATCCAGCGAGGGGACGGGATGAGTGTCCCCAGATGAACAGCCTCGCGCTCAATGCAGCGGCGGTGACGTGTGGCCGGAAGCGCGCGCACGGCGCGACAGCCAGTCATGGAGGAAGGCCTGGACCGCCGGGTGTTGGGACTGGCGGAAGGCCTCGGGCGGGGCGTGTTCGATGATGCGTCCTTCATGGAGCAGCGCCAGGCTGTCACCCACCCGGAAGGCGGTGGCCACGTCTGGGGTGATGACGAGCGCCGAGGCATGGAGCCGGTGCTTGCCGGTGAGGATGACGTCCACCACGGACTGGGTCCTCAGCGGGTCCAACCCCGCGGTGGGGTCGTCATAGAGAAGGATTTTCGGCTCCAGCACCACGGCGCGAGCAAAGGCGGCGCGCTTGAGCATGCCGCCGGAGAGCTCGCCCGGGCGCTGCTTCGCCGCGTCCTCCAGGTCCACCAACGCCAGCACGCGCTGCACGCGCTCACGCACCTCGCTCTCCACCAGATGGAGCCGCTCGCGCAGCGGGAAGGCGACGTTGTCCTCGACGGTGAGCGAGTCGAAGAGCGCGCCGCCCTGGAAGAGGATGCCCATCTTGCGGCGCACGCGCTCGAGCCCCGCGGCATCCAACCAGGCCAGCTCCTCGCCGTCCACGCGCACCGTGCCGCGGTCCGGGCGCAGCAGGCCGTCCAGGTGCTTCATCAGCACCGTCTTCCCGGAGCCCGACACGCCCAGCAGCACGCACGTGGTGCCCGTGGGCACCACCAGGTCCACGCCCCGCAGCACGTGCTGGGCGCCGAAGGACTTGTGGACGTTCATCATCTCGATGGCATTGCGCTGCGCCGGCTCGGCCATCCCACGCCCCCAGGTCCCGGCGCCGCTGCCAGGAGGCGGAATTGTGACGGCCGCCCCCATCTGCTCGCGACCCGCCTTTCAGTCGGAGGCAAGCGATGGGCCCCGGACAGTGTCCGTGCGGGGCCCGCGCCTCAGGACTCGGACGGCCCGCCGCGCAGCTTCGCGCCGAAGCGCAAGAGCTGCTCACGCGCCCGGAGCAGCGCGTCCCGTGGAATCGAGAACACGGCCCGCGCCCGCTCCGGATCCCCACACCACGGGCCGCCATTCAGGACGACGTGCGTGTGCTCGTACACCACGCGAGGAAGGTTCTCCGGCGTCAGCCGCACCCCGTCGACCTCCTGCCCCAGCCACGCCGTCATCCGAGGCGACAAGAAGAGTCCGCCCGCGTCCCCCGCGTCCGAGCGCCCATCCCCTGGCAGCGCTCCGGCCAGCAGCTCACGCTTCTCCGCCAGCTCCCGCCGCATCTTCACCAGGAAGGACCGCAGGGTGCGGTGCCGTGCGGGGTACAGCAGCTGGCCATCCGGACTGCGGGCATATGCCGCATACAGGTACGCCGCAGCGCGCGCCGTCATCAGGTGGAGCACCCCAGGGCCGCTGTCACGCACCGCCGCGGCCAGCGCCCGGTCCTTCGTCGCGAGCCACCCCACGCGGAGCCCACCGGCCGCGAACTCCTTGGACAGCCCTCCCAGCAGCACCGTGCGGGCGCCGATGCCGGGCACCGCGCCTTCCAGCGTCACGGGGCTGGGAACCGTCTCCGCAGTGGGGCTGGTGAGGTTCACCAGTCCGAAGATTTCGTCCGAAATCAGCAGACAGCGCTGCTCCACCACATAGGTGGCCAGGGCCACCAGCTCCTCGCGGGCCAGGTAGACACCGGAGGGGTTCGACGGCTGCGACACGACGATGGCATCCGGCACGACACCGCCCTGCCCTCGCCGCGCCAACAGCCCCGACAGTGGCCCCTGCTCCACGTCACACCCCGCGGAGACGAAGGTGGGCGGCAACACGCCGTAGCACGGCGTCGACACATAGACGCGCGGCGTGCGTCCCAGCCGCTGGCGCAGCGCCACGCCCAGGTGGTGGATGAGCGGCCACACGCCCGGCGCCACCGCCAGCTCGTCCGGCGCGTAGCGCACCGCGCGCGACTCCAGCAGGAAGGCCGACACCGCCTCCGCCAGTCCTGTCTGCGGTGCGGGCTCGCGCGGCGCGACACCGGCGGCGATGAGGCCCTCCACCAAGGGAGGCGGCAGCGGCCCTTCGTTCTCTCCGTAATCCAGACGCACCAGCTCCGCGTCGTCCTCGCGGAACACCTTGGGCGCGAATGCGGGGAAGGTCATCAACCGCGCCATCCGTCGCGAGCGGGGCAGCGTCACCACCGGAGGCCTGCGCGGCGCGGGCGCTTCCGGCTCCGCGAAGGAGATGCGGAACGACAGCAAGTCAGCGAAGGTGCGCTCGTAGAACGCTTGCGCCAGGGTGCTGATGCGCGAGTACGTGACCTCCGCCGCGGCTTCCAAGTCTCCCCGCAGTGGCTGCGGCACCGGCATGAGCAGCGTCAGCTCCAGGTCCGGCCACACCGCGTTCTTGATGAGCCCATAGAGCACCACCAGGTTGGGGGCGTGGGCCTCACGGGCCAGGAACTCGAAGAGCGTGTGCGGCTCCACGCCGCCGGTGATGTTGAAGAAGGCGCTTTCGTCCAACACCACCCAGATGCCCCGGCGCGCCGCCTCCGCGACGATGTCGCGCAGCACGGACAGGTTGGTGCGCTCTCCCTTCTCCACCGTGAGCAGCACCATCTTCACGTCGAACGCGGACAACAGCCGGCGAATCTCCGCCAGCGACGTGTGTGTCACCGTGGCGCGCACCCCCGCCTTCTCCAGCGCACGGGCGTAGAGCGGATGGAGGTTGCGCGACACCAGCACCTCGTCCCCCGCGTCGCAGGTGGCCATCAGCAGCGAGTACACCGCCTGCTCGCGCTCGGGCGCGACGAAGACCTCCTCTTCCGCCAGCCGCAGCCCGAAGTACCGGTCCAGGTAGCGCACCACCTGCCGGCGGAAGGACGCGTCACCCGCCTCGTGCGCGTAGGGCATCAGCGGGCCCCGCGCCAGCCGCGCCGCCAGG is a genomic window of Myxococcus virescens containing:
- a CDS encoding sensor histidine kinase, which translates into the protein MTGGMWISLLACAGQLALAGLALVRVGKSPLALPLSLLSIALSTWNFSGFALVRADEDGWRLVGFTAGLMTVPCALHFILSFVGRRRSLAWAMYGAYVLFGVLALAMLVALGAPMLEAHLLTLRFGLLVSALAIPIFGGGFTLLGLHVLRSRHPDERARAGLVLLGLTLVVALLMTELAAELGLEVVRLGHVGTLLGLPVMATAALRFGLFGDDPGAPRLALHAAGIAGLGVLAYLAVVRLFVAQAGTLIICTTAVTFALVAATRRGVTAYVSRSERLERLATLGRFSAQMAHDLKNPIAAMKGAAQYLKEEHARGRPWDGHGEFLDLLLEQVERLDRVVDTYQRLARVEPLPKPVDLRRLVEGVLSLQAFASPGKVVIIRELAAGLPPCAGDLDLLANALENLVRNACEAMPGGGTLTVRALRDGADVALEVEDTGEGMDARTRERAFDDFFTTKASGSGLGLAFVRRVVEAHGGEVLLTSREGRGTVVRMRLPVTDASLGGAGVGEAA
- a CDS encoding sigma-54-dependent transcriptional regulator, encoding MNESLRGTVLLVDDDPAVAKVLGALLTQAGLTTHAARDGQEALALLASKPVDVVVSDVRMPGMDGLQVLAEVARGWPDVPVILLTAHGTVPLAVEAMKAGAADFVLKPFDREEILFTVRKALLRAQGEEARQQVRPTGGFIGRSRAMADVQAVLAKAAAGTATVLLRGESGTGKELAAKAVHDASPRRDGPFVKLHCAALPDTLLESELFGYEKGAFTGAATRKPGRVELAHGGTLFLDEVGDISPAVQVKLLRVIQERELERLGGTQTVKVDVRFVAATHQPLEERVKEGRFREDLFYRLNVVPVWIPALRERPDDIEPLALHFLEVHAKTNGRPPFTLMPDGLAALRAQPWPGNVRQLQNFLERLVVLSDTQVIGGREVLQELARQPGLAPAPFAATPSVSGLETPTVPVTDSARTLESQRKEMERQAMVDALKRAGDNRTLAARLLGISRRTLYNKLEEYELL
- a CDS encoding WS/DGAT/MGAT family O-acyltransferase, with the protein product MAAQERMSSVDALWFHMEEPANLMMITAVLWFEGRLDFERLQAVVRERLVERYPRFRQRAVAGLVGLPQWEEVPELDLDWHLSRLDVPPPGDRAALESLVGEWMSTPLERSRPLWQFHVMSAADGRDVLLARLHHCLADGMALARVLLTLTDGPEAEMAAEAPEPASRPSTGGLASWVRGARAVAGTARAVWRKGAELAAEPILVGDLLVQGARGAAAMGKLLVIPPDPRTSLRGPLGTQKRAAWSDPVPLERVKAVGRALGGTVNDVLLAAVAGALRRYLESLGEPPEDLHALVPVNLRPLDVPVPRELGNHFGVVFLRLPVQLGTPQRRLQELVRRMERLKRSPEAVLTFGALELLGYTPAALERWVVDTFGSKASLIATNVPGPRAAVSLAGSRLEGLTFWVPQTGHLGLGVSLFSYAGQVTVGVAADAGRVTDPHALIQAFHEELDALATERD
- a CDS encoding class I SAM-dependent methyltransferase — translated: MPNLLDMPRQALMDLRSRLSHSTLVSQLPRNVVPDSLSLSSPAPQDFALADPERVEGWRRACERYVRPGQVVMDACTGTGLRTFLAASRQPKKLYAVDGSRLLDTAQWVARRNGLENIDFVRAQPWQYQMPEKVDVLLHELLGDALFDAGLVPRILDLRNRVLKPGGRILPNRFEVFVEPVQLRDEACIPFIWSQRFPSVDYSCLQTLREAMNPSYFTRVIRSYEVDHLLCDPEPAFAFDLETMVADGLPHRVRFSRPVVEEGRVDGFCLFYKVAFDAELSFNVSPLRGQNYAGMMLLRVDSREFERFDTLSFELDMVEHADVRTWRWQFT
- a CDS encoding ABC transporter ATP-binding protein codes for the protein MAEPAQRNAIEMMNVHKSFGAQHVLRGVDLVVPTGTTCVLLGVSGSGKTVLMKHLDGLLRPDRGTVRVDGEELAWLDAAGLERVRRKMGILFQGGALFDSLTVEDNVAFPLRERLHLVESEVRERVQRVLALVDLEDAAKQRPGELSGGMLKRAAFARAVVLEPKILLYDDPTAGLDPLRTQSVVDVILTGKHRLHASALVITPDVATAFRVGDSLALLHEGRIIEHAPPEAFRQSQHPAVQAFLHDWLSRRARASGHTSPPLH
- a CDS encoding aminotransferase class I/II-fold pyridoxal phosphate-dependent enzyme — protein: MPTYPSTPREAFHLLRALSEDLSHADRRPRALAELRELAELSRHQPESAPLRLVTVTVTVGASQERLELFLLPSIFAPEAWAYTFLEGLLSVPLDEYAGKRLVEVGAGSGWICVALAKFTRLAHVHGADLNPHSPVVARCNAWLNGDESLASRLSFGESDLLRGIPSDAPWDFVVGCIPQVLRGEEDLPSELSQADEQALYDLSNYCTLQNVYEDHFGLGLIARLLDEAPERLSPTGRLLLNLAGRPGRVIIERMFTRRGFDTHVRVARRVMQAADTDIRPLVALEQRTGREFEFFMEARSPEPLRAATALGWLQAGNPVWHEVAVWEARLALPRETLALRAALRALGASALQEELDLGAASAEQLGFVADLAARLARGPLMPYAHEAGDASFRRQVVRYLDRYFGLRLAEEEVFVAPEREQAVYSLLMATCDAGDEVLVSRNLHPLYARALEKAGVRATVTHTSLAEIRRLLSAFDVKMVLLTVEKGERTNLSVLRDIVAEAARRGIWVVLDESAFFNITGGVEPHTLFEFLAREAHAPNLVVLYGLIKNAVWPDLELTLLMPVPQPLRGDLEAAAEVTYSRISTLAQAFYERTFADLLSFRISFAEPEAPAPRRPPVVTLPRSRRMARLMTFPAFAPKVFREDDAELVRLDYGENEGPLPPPLVEGLIAAGVAPREPAPQTGLAEAVSAFLLESRAVRYAPDELAVAPGVWPLIHHLGVALRQRLGRTPRVYVSTPCYGVLPPTFVSAGCDVEQGPLSGLLARRGQGGVVPDAIVVSQPSNPSGVYLAREELVALATYVVEQRCLLISDEIFGLVNLTSPTAETVPSPVTLEGAVPGIGARTVLLGGLSKEFAAGGLRVGWLATKDRALAAAVRDSGPGVLHLMTARAAAYLYAAYARSPDGQLLYPARHRTLRSFLVKMRRELAEKRELLAGALPGDGRSDAGDAGGLFLSPRMTAWLGQEVDGVRLTPENLPRVVYEHTHVVLNGGPWCGDPERARAVFSIPRDALLRAREQLLRFGAKLRGGPSES